The region CGGGCTATGCCCCAGCGCGCTGTGCCTGGAGGTCACCGAGAACGACCTCATCGGCGCCGACGAGAGCGCCCTGCGGCCCCTGCGGCAACTCGCCGACCTCGGCATGGACATCGCCCTGGACGACTTCGGCACCGGTTACTCCAACCTGTCGTACCTGCGCCGGCTCCCGGTCTCCACGCTCAAGCTGGACCGTTCCTTCACCCGGGGCATGCAGCGGGCCCCGGCCGATCCGGTCGACGTCAAGATCGTCGAGGGCATCGTCTCGCTCGCCCACACGCTGGACCTCGCGGTGACGGTCGAGGGCGTGGAGACGGCCGTACAGGCCGAGCATCTGCGGGGGCTGGGCTGTGACACCGCCCAGGGCTGGTACTACGCCCGCCCGGGCCCGCCCGAGCGACTGCACACCCTGGCACTGGCCGACGCGAGCTGAGGCCGCGAGAGGGCGATGCGCGGCGCCTGGCCGGCGCCGCGCGCCGCGCGCCGCGCGGGCGATGCGCCGCGCGGGCGATGCGCCGCGCGGGCGATGCGCCGCGCGGGCGATGCGCCGCGCGGGCGATGCGCCGCGCGGGCGATGCGCCGCGTAGGCGGTGTGCCCCGCGAGCCATGTGCCGCATAGGCGATGCGCCGCGCAGAGGATGCGCCTGCAGGTCACGCGCCGCGCAGGCGATGCGTGGCGCAGGTGGCGCGCCCCGCAGGGAACGTTCCACGCGGGCGATGTGCCCCGCAGGCCACGCGCCCCGCAGACGCCGCGCCTCGCAGGTAATGCGCCTCGCAGATGGTGCGCTCCTGCAGGTGGTATGTCGCGCAGGTGGTGCGTCGTGCAGGGGATGTTCCAAGCGGGCGATGTGCCGTGCAGGTGAGGCGCCCGGCGGACGTCGCGCCACGCAGATGATGCGCTCCCGCAGGTGATGTGCAGCGCAGGCGGTGCGTCGCGCAGGGGACGTTCCATGCGGGCGATGTGCCGTGCAGGTGAGGCGCCCGGCGGACGTCGCGCCACGCAGATGATGCGCTCCTGCAGGTGATGTGCAGCGCAGGCGGTGCGTCGTGCAGGTGGGCGCGCCCCGCAGGTGCTGCGCCCCGCAGGTGGTGCGTAGTGCAGGTGGTGCGCCCTGCACACGCCGCGCCCCGCAGGTGAACGTGCCGCGCAGGCCACGCTCCCCGGCAAGCGCTCCCCGGCAAGCGCCGCGCTCAGCTCGCCGCGTCGTCCAGCAACCGTGAGCGGATCAGGAAGCGCACACCCTCCGGCGCCTCCAGGGAGAAGCCGCTGCCGCGCCCCGGCACCACGTCCACCGTGAGATGCGTGTGCGCCCACCGCTCGAACTGCGAGGCCGACATCCAGAAGCCCACCGGCTCCTCGACCCCGTCCACCTGCAGCTCCGCGAGCAGCACATCCGACCCGCCCGTACGGAACTCGCCGAGCGGAAAACACATCGGCGCGCTGCCGTCACAGCAGCCGCCCGACTGGTGGAACATCAACGGGCCGTGCTCCGCTCGCAGTTGGCGGATCAGCTCGGCCGCGGCCGGGGTCAGCGCGATACGTTCCATGGGCGATCCCTCTCCGATCATGCTCACCGAGCGGTCAGGGGCCAGACCCAGCGAACCCCTCGCCACGTTGCGAGAACGTTGCCCGCGCGGCGTCCCGCAACCGGGCCTGTCCGCGACGGGTTCGTCAGCCGAACACCAGGGGCTCACCGCACCGGCTCCACCGCCTCGTGCTCCGGTGAGGACGTCGGCGCGCCGGTCCATCGGTGCAGGGCGGCTTCGAGGCCGGTGACGGCGGCGAGGCCGGTGGTGTCGGAGGCCCAGGCGACCACCCCGTCCGGGCGTACCAACACCCCGGTCGGCGCCGCGTGGCCGTCGGTCACGCTGCTCACCCGCCCGCCCCAGGCCGCGGCGCGGCGGGCGAACGTGCCGTCCGGAGAGCGGTCGAGCAGCAGGAACCCGCCGCCGTGTCCGTGGTCGACCAGCCGCGAGCCGTCCCCCAGCCGCAGGTCGGGGACGTAGCGGCCGATCAGCGGATGGTCGCC is a window of Streptomyces violaceusniger Tu 4113 DNA encoding:
- a CDS encoding DUF779 domain-containing protein, which gives rise to MERIALTPAAAELIRQLRAEHGPLMFHQSGGCCDGSAPMCFPLGEFRTGGSDVLLAELQVDGVEEPVGFWMSASQFERWAHTHLTVDVVPGRGSGFSLEAPEGVRFLIRSRLLDDAAS